DNA from Paludisphaera mucosa:
CTACTCGCCCCACTCGCAGATCCTCCCCTTCCTGGAGCAGTCCGCGATCTACCAGGCGATCAACTTCAACCTGACCTGGAACCCCGACCCGAACAACGGCGGCTACGACGGCAACCAGACCGCGAGGGCCACGGTCGTCTCGGGCTTCCTCTGCCCGTCCGACGCCCAGAGTTCCGTGCCCCAGGGTTACGCGGGCACCAACTACCGGGCCAGCGAGGGCTCGAACTTCCTGTTCGGCTCCGGCAAGTCCGACCCCGGCGGCGTGAACGCCTCGATGAGGGCCCCGGACGGCCTCTTCTTCGCGAACGAGGCGAAGGGGATCGCCGAGGCCACCGACGGCACGTCCAACACCGCGATGTTCAGCGAGCACGTGAAGGGCGACTTCAGCCAGGCCCTCGCCACCGAGAACGCCGACACCTTCCAGCCCGGCGTCTACCCGACGACCCAGGACGAGGTCGTCCAGATCTGCCGCGACGTGAACTGGCGCGACATCACCAAGCAGGGCTTCTCGGACGTCGGCGCTCCCTGGCTGTACGGATATCACTCGACGACCGCGTATTACCACGTCGCCCCGCCGTCGACCCGCTCGTGCATGTTCCCGCCCTTGCGGATCTCGACCACCGCCAACAGCCGGCACCCCGGCGGCGTGAACGTGCTGCTGGGCGACGGATCGGTCAAGTTCGTCAAGGACTCGATCAGCATCCAGACGTGGCGGGCGATGGGCTCTCGCAACCTGGGCGAGATCATCAGCAGCGACGCCCTGTGACCGGAGCCTTTGACATGT
Protein-coding regions in this window:
- a CDS encoding DUF1559 domain-containing protein; this encodes MTMPGEARRRGFTLIELLVVIAIIAVLIALLLPAVQAAREAARRAQCVNNLKQIGLAVHNYHDSHQRFPLGRVVEVGAGGAVSITRAYSPHSQILPFLEQSAIYQAINFNLTWNPDPNNGGYDGNQTARATVVSGFLCPSDAQSSVPQGYAGTNYRASEGSNFLFGSGKSDPGGVNASMRAPDGLFFANEAKGIAEATDGTSNTAMFSEHVKGDFSQALATENADTFQPGVYPTTQDEVVQICRDVNWRDITKQGFSDVGAPWLYGYHSTTAYYHVAPPSTRSCMFPPLRISTTANSRHPGGVNVLLGDGSVKFVKDSISIQTWRAMGSRNLGEIISSDAL